A stretch of Prunus dulcis chromosome 6, ALMONDv2, whole genome shotgun sequence DNA encodes these proteins:
- the LOC117633117 gene encoding 18.1 kDa class I heat shock protein-like, producing MSIIPSFRRGSIFDPSSLDVWDPFKDFPFPSSSSLSTFPEFSRENSAFLNTRIDWKETPEAHLFKADLPGMKKEEVKVEVEDNRVLQISGERNVEKEDKNDKWHRVERSSGKFLRRFQLPENAKLDETKAAMENGVLSVTVPKAEVKKADVKAIEISGKENN from the exons ATGTCGATCATTCCCAGCTTCCGACGAGGCAGCATTTTCGACCCTTCCTCTCTCGATGTCTGGGACCCATTCAAGGATTTCCCATTCCCTTCCTCTTCATCACTCTCCACATTCCCTGAATTTTCTCGGGAAAATTCAGCTTTCCTGAACACGAGGATCGACTGGAAGGAGACCCCGGAAGCCCACTTGTTCAAGGCAGACCTTCCGGggatgaagaaagaagaggtgAAGGTGGAGGTTGAAGACAACAGGGTGCTTCAGATCAGCGGAGAGAGGAACGTAGAGAAGGAGGACAAGAACGACAAGTGGCACAGAGTGGAGCGCAGCAGCGGCAAGTTCTTGAGGAGGTTTCAGCTTCCTGAAAACGCAAAGTTGGACGAGACTAAGGCTGCAATGGAGAATGGGGTTCTGAGTGTCACTGTGCCAAAGGCTGAGGTGAAGAAGGCTGATGTCAAAGCCATTGAAATCTCTG GCAAAGAAAACAACTGA